A genomic region of Miscanthus floridulus cultivar M001 chromosome 3, ASM1932011v1, whole genome shotgun sequence contains the following coding sequences:
- the LOC136546052 gene encoding BURP domain-containing protein 14-like: MASTRCAHLLTISILLLLLCHLTRAFPLPSPPSASSSAASPSLPPPVPPPLPRGLPRLIPAWSLPVNPFTAKAAFIRYWNRKVRGNRPHPAFLFAKLSPLSAPDAATFSTLASAGKLASRIRDFCAAASLLCPSTPAASWSAASSSSVDDAAAGVAASSSAAPFKNYENGNFSSYGNSGGGGSDQFAVYSTGKSGPVDSFKQYGKGSLGRNDSFANYEEGGNVGTSSFNSYTTGATGGAGEFAGYAGQTNTVAVTFATYDNTVNGRTHEFTAYSQDANSGVQSFTGYGKTANGASESFKTYGNNSNTVASGFINYGQKANAFNDTFASYGLDGNAPQNTFRSYASGSNAGVDEFKAYRDQANVGDDSFTSYANNANGAAADFDSYGKSTNPGSVAFKGYGQGSNPNHRIGFTQYSGENTTFKAYSNEGVEFKEYQNMSKMEVSKTAAPAATTAPGHRLPKWSPEPGKFFRERDLMMGNRMPMPDIADKMPHRAFLPRDIATKIPFEENAVSALFGAPPGTAMRQVVASTVAECARPPSQGETKRCTTSAEDMLDFAVEMLGSNIAVRSTESTAGSGRDVRLGKITGIAGGSVTRSVSCHQSLFPYLVYYCHSVPRVRLYEADILDVDSNRKINHGVAICHLETSDWSPNHGAFMALGGKPGQIEVCHWIFEGDIAWTLVD; this comes from the coding sequence ATGGCGTCCACTCGCTGCGCTCATCTCCTCACCATCTCCATTCTGCTGCTACTACTGTGTCATCTAACACGCGCATTCCCACTGCCATCACCACCTTCTGCGTCGTCAAGCGCCGCCTCCCCGTCGCTTCCTCCTCCGGTGCCGCCGCCACTACCGCGAGGCCTACCACGGCTCATACCGGCGTGGTCGCTGCCCGTGAACCCGTTCACGGCGAAGGCGGCGTTCATCCGGTACTGGAACCGGAAGGTGCGCGGCAACCGCCCGCACCCAGCATTCCTCTTCGCCAAGCTGTCGCCGCTGTCGGCGCCGGACGCGGCCACCTTCTCCACCCTGGCCTCCGCGGGCAAGCTCGCCTCCCGCATCCGCGACTTCTGCGCCGCGGCGTCCCTGCTCTGCCCGTCCACCCCCGCGGCGTCCTGGTCGGCGGCGTCGTCCTCGTCCGTGGACGATGCCGCCGCCGGCgtggcggcctcctcctccgccgcgccGTTCAAGAACTACGAGAACGGCAACTTCAGCAGCTACGgcaacagcggcggcggcggctctgaCCAGTTCGCGGTCTACTCCACCGGGAAGAGCGGACCCGTTGACTCGTTCAAGCAGTACGGCAAGGGCTCGCTGGGCCGGAACGACTCCTTCGCCAACTACGAGGAGGGGGGAAACGTCGGCACCTCCAGCTTCAACTCCTACACCACCGGAGCCACCGGCGGCGCCGGGGAGTTCGCCGGGTACGCTGGACAGACCAACACGGTGGCGGTGACCTTCGCCACCTACGACAACACCGTCAACGGCCGCACGCACGAGTTCACGGCCTACTCGCAGGACGCCAACTCCGGCGTGCAGAGCTTCACCGGCTACGGCAAGACCGCCAACGGCGCAAGCGAGTCCTTCAAGACCTACGGGAACAACTCCAACACCGTCGCGTCCGGCTTCATCAACTACGGCCAGAAGGCCAACGCCTTCAACGACACGTTCGCCTCCTACGGCCTCGACGGGAACGCGCCCCAGAACACGTTCCGGAGCTACGCCTCCGGCAGCAACGCCGGCGTCGACGAGTTCAAGGCGTACAGGGACCAAGCCAACGTCGGCGACGACAGCTTCACGTCGTACGCGAACAACGCCAATGGCGCGGCCGCCGACTTTGACAGCTACGGCAAGTCGACCAACCCCGGGAGCGTGGCGTTCAAGGGGTACGGCCAGGGCTCCAACCCCAACCACCGCATCGGTTTCACGCAGTACTCCGGCGAAAACACGACGTTCAAGGCCTACTCCAACGAAGGCGTCGAGTTCAAGGAGTACCAGAACATGTCAAAGATGGAGGTGTCCAAGACGGCCGCaccggcggcgacgacggcgccTGGGCACCGGCTGCCCAAGTGGTCGCCGGAGCCAGGGAAGTTCTTCCGGGAGCGGGACCTCATGATGGGCAACCGAATGCCAATGCCGGACATCGCTGACAAGATGCCGCACCGCGCGTTCCTGCCGAGGGACATTGCCACCAAGATCCCGTTCGAGGAGAACGCCGTGTCGGCGCTGTTCGGAGCGCCGCCGGGCACGGCAATGAGGCAGGTGGTGGCGTCGACGGTGGCCGAGTGCGCGCGACCGCCCAGCCAGGGCGAGACGAAGCGGTGCACGACGTCGGCCGAGGACATGCTGGACTTCGCGGTGGAGATGCTGGGGAGCAACATCGCGGTTCGCAGCACGGAGTCCACGGCTGGCAGCGGCAGGGACGTCCGGCTCGGCAAGATCACGGGCATCGCCGGCGGCAGCGTGACGCGGTCCGTGTCGTGCCACCAGAGCCTGTTCCCGTACCTGGTGTACTACTGCCACTCGGTGCCGCGGGTCCGGCTGTACGAGGCGGACATCCTGGACGTGGACTCCAACCGGAAGATCAACCATGGCGTGGCCATCTGCCATCTCGAGACGTCGGATTGGAGCCCCAATCACGGGGCGTTCATGGCGCTCGGTGGAAAACCTGGTCAGATTGAGGTCTGCCACTGGATCTTCGAGGGAGACATAGCTTGGACCCTTGTTGATTGA